Proteins from a single region of Chlorocebus sabaeus isolate Y175 chromosome 7, mChlSab1.0.hap1, whole genome shotgun sequence:
- the LOC103236594 gene encoding claudin-22: MALVFRTVAQLAGVSLSLLGWVLSCLTNYLPHWKNLNLDLNDMENWTMGLWQTCVTQEEVGMQCKDFDSFLALPAELRVSRILMLLSNGLGFLGLLLSGFGLDCVRTGEGQRDLKRRLLILGGVLSWASGITALVPVSWVAHKTVQEFWDENVPDFVPRWEFGEALFLGWSAGLSLLLGGCLLNGAACSSHTLLASGHYAVAQMEDHHQLETRNTNLKN; this comes from the coding sequence ATGGCTTTAGTATTTAGAACTGTGGCTCAACTAGCTGGAGTTTCATTATCTTTGCTGGGATGGGTTTTATCCTGTCTTACAAACTACCTGCCACACTGGAAGAACCTCAACCTGGACTTAAATGACATGGAAAACTGGACCATGGGACTCTGGCAAACCTGTGTCACCCAAGAGGAAGTGGGGATGCAATGCAAGGACTTTGACTCCTTCCTGGCTTTGCCTGCTGAACTCAGGGTCTCCCGGATCTTAATGCTTCTGTCAAACGGGCTGGGATTTCTGGGCCTGCTGCTCTCTGGGTTTGGCCTGGACTGTGTGAGAACTGGAGAGGGTCAGAGAGATCTCAAGAGGCGACTGCTGATCCTGGGAGGAGTTCTGTCCTGGGCCTCGGGAATCACAGCCCTGGTTCCTGTCTCTTGGGTTGCCCACAAGACGGTTCAGGAGTTCTGGGATGAGAACGTCCCGGACTTTGTCCCCAGGTGGGAGTTTGGGGAGGCCCTCTTCCTGGGCTGGTCTGCTGGACTTTCTCTTCTACTGGGAGGGTGTCTGCTCAACGGTGCagcctgctccagccacactctCCTAGCTTCGGGCCACTATGCAGTGGCGCAAATGGAAGATCATCATCAACTGGAGACAAGAAACACCAACCTGAAAAACTAA
- the CLDN24 gene encoding putative claudin-24, translated as MALIFRIVMQSVGLLLSFLGWILSIITTYLPHWKNLNLDLNDMENWTMGLWQTCVTQEEAGMQCKDFDSFLALPAELRVSRILMLLSNGLGFLGLLLSGFGLDCVRTGEGQRDLKRRLLILGGVLSWASGITALVPVSWVAHKTVQEFWDENVPDFVPRWEFGGALFLGWSAGLSLLLGGCLLNGAACSSHTLLASGHYAVAQMQTQCPYLEDGTADPQV; from the coding sequence ATGGCTTTGATCTTTAGAATAGTGATGCAATCTGTTGGACTTTTACTATCTTTTCTGGGATGGATTTTATCCATTATTACAACTTATTTGCCACACTGGAAGAACCTCAACCTGGACTTAAATGACATGGAAAACTGGACCATGGGACTCTGGCAAACCTGTGTCACCCAAGAGGAAGCGGGGATGCAATGCAAGGACTTTGACTCCTTCCTGGCTTTGCCTGCTGAACTCAGGGTCTCCCGGATCTTAATGCTTCTGTCAAACGGGCTGGGATTTCTGGGCCTGCTGCTCTCTGGGTTTGGCCTGGACTGTGTGAGAACTGGAGAGGGTCAGAGAGATCTCAAGAGGCGACTGCTGATCCTGGGAGGAGTTCTGTCCTGGGCCTCGGGAATCACAGCCCTGGTTCCTGTCTCTTGGGTTGCCCACAAGACGGTTCAGGAGTTCTGGGATGAGAACGTCCCGGACTTTGTCCCCAGGTGGGAGTTTGGGGGGGCCCTCTTCCTGGGCTGGTCTGCTGGACTTTCTCTTCTACTGGGAGGGTGTCTGCTCAACGGTGCagcctgctccagccacactctCCTAGCTTCGGGCCACTATGCAGTGGCGCAAATGCAAACTCAGTGTCCCTACCTGGAAGACGGGACGGCAGATCCTCAAGTGTAA